The following are from one region of the Andrena cerasifolii isolate SP2316 chromosome 1, iyAndCera1_principal, whole genome shotgun sequence genome:
- the Mrpl15 gene encoding mitochondrial ribosomal protein L15: MAGKHGRDLALSMLRTLPRVCLGNIRDNPGSRKPSKRGRGQHGGDKHGAGNKGSGQRQNFMRLGYETGNNPFYLRFGYEPYYKGHHLRREYPPLTLHQLQMYIDTNRVDSSNPIDLISLINTGLYNFRVEHKHSGVHLTDEGADAFKAKVNIEVQWASEPVIAAIERNGGTITTAYYDPHCLLTLHNVDQFFNTGTPIPRRLLPPTDCLEYYSSAATRGYLSDPEEVSQERLVLSQKYGYTLPKIENDPNYEMLTHRKDPRQLFYGLEPGWVISLKDKAILKPKAEYLKEFYLS, translated from the exons ATGGCCGGAAAACATGGGAGAGATTTGGCGTTGTCAATGCTGCGAACATTACCAAGAGTATGTTTAGGTAACATTCGAGACAACCCCGGTTCTAGAAAGCCT TCAAAACGTGGTCGTGGTCAACACGGCGGAGACAAACACGGAGCTGGTAATAAAGGCTCTGGTCAAAGGCAAAATTTTATGCGCCTTGGATATGAAACTggaaataatcctttttacCTTAGATTTGGTTACGAACCGTATTACAAAGGGCATCA TTTAAGAAGAGAGTATCCACCTTTGACCTTACATCAACTGCAAATGTACATTGATACAAATAGAGTAGACTCATCTAATCCTATCGATCTCATATCTCTAATCAACACAGGATTGTATAACTTTAGAGTAGAACACAAGCATTCGGGTGTTCATCTCACAGATGAG GGAGCCGATGCATTCAAGGCGAAAGTGAACATAGAAGTTCAGTGGGCTAGCGAGCCCGTAATTGCAGCCATTGAGAGAAACGGTGGTACAATTACCACTGCATATTACGACCCTCATTGTTTATTAACATTGCATAATGtagatcaattttttaacactg GAACACCAATACCACGCAGATTGTTACCACCGACAGATTGCTTAGAATATTATTCAAGTGCAGCGACAAGAGGATATTTATCAGATCCTGAGGAGGTTTCTCAGGAACGATTGGTTTTGTCTCAGAAGTATGGTTACACGCTCCCAAAGATTGAGAATGATCCAAATTACGAGATGCTTACACACCGTAAAGATCCTAGGCAGTTATTCTATGGCCTTGAGCCTGGTTGGGTCATCAGTCTTAAGGACAAAGCGATACTTAAGCCTAAGGCTGAATACCTTAAAGAATTCTATCTAAgttga